From Micromonospora carbonacea:
CGAGCGTCGACGGGCGTACGGTGACCGGCGCCCAGCCGGCGGTGAGCACCCGCCGGGACACCTCGGCCAGCACCGCCGGCCGCAGCCAGGGGGTGAGCAGCGCGTAGCCGCCCCCGAGGACCACGGTGTCCAGGTCCAGCAGGTTCACCACGCCCGCCACCGCGACCCCGAGGGCCTGCCCCGCCTCGGCCAGCGCGGCCAGGGCGGCGGGGTGGCCGGCGGCGGCGAGGTCGGCCAGCCGCGCGGCGGCGGTGTCCGCCGGCAGGTCCGCCCGGTCCAGCCCGGCGGCGGCGAGCACGGCCTCCTGGCCCGCGTACTGCTCCAGGCAGCCCCGGCCGCCGCAGCGGCAGGGCCGCCCCTGCGGCTGCACGGGGATGTGACCGATCTCGCCGCTCCATCCGCGGACCCCCCGGAACAGCGCGCCGTCGAGGACGATCCCGGCGCCGATGCCCACCTCGCCGGAGACGTGCAGGAAGCTCGCCGGCCCGGTCGGGTCGGCGTGCAGCTCGCCCACGGCGGCCAGGTTGGCCTCGTTGTCGACGACCAGCGGCGGGACCCCGGGCACCGGCCCGGCCAGCGGCGGGTGGCCGGCGAGCAGCTCGGGGACGGCCACGTCGCGCCAGCCCAGGTTGGGGGCGAGCCGGACCAGCCCGGCGTCGCCGACCAGGCCGGGCACGGCGAGGGCCACCCCGGCCAGGTCGAGGCCCTGCCGCTCGGCGTCGGCCCGCGCCTCGGCGGCCAGGGCGACGAGCCGGGCGAGGGCGTCGGCGGGGGAGACCGGGCGCAGGTCGGCCCGGCGCACGGTGTGGTGCCGGACCTCGCCGGCCAGGTCGACCACGCAGGCGGCCAGGTAGTCGACGTTGATCTCCAGCCCGAGGCCGGCGGGACCCGACCCGGCGAGCACCAGCCCGCGCGCCGGACGGCCCGCCCCGTTGCGCGGCGCGGGATCCGACTCGGCGACCAGCCGGCCGGCGATGAGGTCGTCGACGACGGCCGAGACGGTGGCCCGGGTCAGGCCGGTCGAGGCGGCCACGTCGGCCCGCGACGGTGGGCGGGGCGCGGCGGCGATCCGGCCGAGCACCACGGCGAGGTTCAGCTCGCGCAGGCTGCCCTGGCGGACCGCCCCGGGGACAGGGGCGGGGCGGGTCACCCCTTGACAGTGCCACATGCCCGCCAAATAATTCAACCACTGAACAAATAGCTACCGGAGGTCTGCCATGGCACCCCGTCCCACCCCCGCCGACAAATTCTCCTTCGGCCTCTGGACGGTGGGCTGGCAGGCCCGCGACCCGTTCGGCGACGCCACCCGCGGCGAGCTCGACGCCGTCGAGGCCGTGCACAAGCTCGCCGAGCTGGGCGCGTACGGGATCACCTTCCACGACGACGACCTGATCCCGTTCGGCGCGGACTCCGCCGCCCGCGACGCCCAGCTCGCCCGGTTCCGCAAGGCCCTCGACGAGACCGGCCTGGTCGTGCCGATGGTCACCACCAACCTGTTCACCCACCCGGTGTTCAAGGACGGCGGCTTCACCAGCAACGACCGCGACGTGCGGCGGTACGCGTTGCGCAAGGTGCTGCGCAACGTCGACCTCGCCGCCGAGCTGGGCGCCAAGACGTTCGTGATGTGGGGCGGCCGGGAGGGCTCCGAGTACGACCTGGCCAAGGACATCCGCG
This genomic window contains:
- a CDS encoding ROK family transcriptional regulator, producing the protein MWHCQGVTRPAPVPGAVRQGSLRELNLAVVLGRIAAAPRPPSRADVAASTGLTRATVSAVVDDLIAGRLVAESDPAPRNGAGRPARGLVLAGSGPAGLGLEINVDYLAACVVDLAGEVRHHTVRRADLRPVSPADALARLVALAAEARADAERQGLDLAGVALAVPGLVGDAGLVRLAPNLGWRDVAVPELLAGHPPLAGPVPGVPPLVVDNEANLAAVGELHADPTGPASFLHVSGEVGIGAGIVLDGALFRGVRGWSGEIGHIPVQPQGRPCRCGGRGCLEQYAGQEAVLAAAGLDRADLPADTAAARLADLAAAGHPAALAALAEAGQALGVAVAGVVNLLDLDTVVLGGGYALLTPWLRPAVLAEVSRRVLTAGWAPVTVRPSTLGPEAAVVGAAGSVVRRIVAEPVGWLTRQS